In Gossypium raimondii isolate GPD5lz chromosome 12, ASM2569854v1, whole genome shotgun sequence, a single window of DNA contains:
- the LOC105764279 gene encoding protein GAMETE EXPRESSED 1: protein MGSHQIVQSLLVLLSVSTSCQAWGFFSSSSKAVQSPNASPHGASLAEFSVDGLNDEKGMRLLQSAKTRLVGSNSCWRNAYGHLLSGCKDIIATDEKRSRFAWHLSDCFQKDSGRSPFPFCDTKSAMLHCLKQLNDLEHKVYLEFLLETNSICYQLQNQAFKHETERLVNELRNSAQYAQDKLDCIEERTNVVLQNSNQISDSLNAIDIRIHNVDQTTHSLEGYMESLIQHSQTVYKQASDIVDSQRELRNGQAMMNDQLKEGITMLDGAYKNLGHQVDNLRNEAIEIENEITKVGNTMSSSMNSLKITADDISNKAGASLDKQHQLLEGQSTALEGLRFLTRFQSEALEESRNTLQQLAEYGRKQQEELLKRQEQLQQVHDHLVENSKSILAAQEAFESKQARMFIAVDKLFALHNAMLLESRLIKAFIVYSMSTFVIYMFTSTKQTYPVRIRLYIGLCATFSIEVAILRFTANDIEQKTWMVNLVRSLYVLIACIQLLYAVCTYRDYEYLNHQMLLTLIDKVDTMQRKEALSWEMEDSDVDWRSWVDVELPEDVGQLEDPDFVIEEGIGESGDTRTYNLRQRRCLNLT, encoded by the exons ATGGGTTCTCATCAAATAGTTCAGTCCCTGTTGGTATTGCTATCAGTTTCAACAAGTTGCCAAGCATGGGGTTTTTTCTCGTCTTCTTCCAAAGCAGTTCAGAGTCCCAACGCAAGCCCCCATGGTGCCTCACTGGCTGAGTTCTCGGTGGATGGCTTAAACGACGAGAAGGGAATGAGGCTGCTCCAAAGTGCTAAAACCAGGCTGGTTGGGTCAAATTCTTGCTGGAGAAATGCCTACGGACATCTCCTTTCAGGGTGCAAAGACATCATTGCTACAGATGAGAAACGTTCAAGGTTTGCCTGGCATTTAAGTGATTGCTTTCAAAAGGATTCTGGAAGGTCCCCTTTCCCTTTTTGCGACACCAAATCCGCCATGCTTCATTGTCTCAAACAGTTGAACGACTTGGAACACAAGGTTTATCTTGAATTCTTGCTTGAGACCAATTCCATCTGCTATCAGTTACA GAACCAGGCATTCAAGCATGAAACAGAGAGACTAGTGAATGAACTCAGAAATTCAGCCCAATATGCACAAGACAAACTAGATTGTATAGAAGAAAGAACAAATGTTGTGTTGCAGAATTCAAATCAGATCAGTGATTCCTTGAATGCAATCGATATCCGAATTCATAATGTGGATCAAACAACTCACAGTTTAGAAGGTTATATGGAGAGTTTAATTCAGCATTCGCAGACGGTTTACAAGCAAGCTTCGGATATTGTGGATTCACAAAGAGAGCTGCGGAATGGCCAGGCAATGATGAATGATCAACTCAAAGAAGGGATAACGATGCTTGATGGTGCTTATAAGAATTTGGGACATCAAGTGGATAACCTGAGAAATGAAGCCATTGAAATAGAGAATGAGATTACCAAAGTTGGGAATACAATGTCTTCAAGCATGAACAGTCTGAAAATAACAGCAGATGACATTAGCAATAAGGCAGGGGCCTCTCTAGATAAGCAGCACCAACTTCTAGAGGGACAGTCGACCGCGCTCGAGGGTCTTCGGTTTCTTACTAGATTTCAATCCGAAGCACTGGAAGAGAGCAG GAATACCCTGCAGCAGTTAGCGGAATATGGCCGAAAACAACAAGAAGAGCTTCTCAAAAGACAAGAACAACTTCAACAAGTCCATGATCATTTGGTCGAAAATTCCAAGTCAATATTGGCAGCTCAG GAGGCTTTTGAATCAAAGCAAGCTAGGATGTTCATTGCAGTAGACAAGCTATTCGCATTGCACAATGCCATGCTGCTTGAATCAAGACTAATTAAAGCTTTCATTGTCTACTCTATGTCAACCTTTGTCATCTACATGTTCACTAGCACAAAGCAAACATATCCTGTAAGAATAAGGTTATATATCG GACTGTGTGCTACATTCTCAATAGAAGTCGCCATTCTTCGCTTCACGGCAAACGATATTGAACAGAAAACATGGATGGTAAATCTGGTCAGGTCACTCTATGTGCTTATTGCTTGCATTCAGCTTCTATATGCCGTATGCACATACAG GGATTATGAATATTTGAACCATCAGATGTTATTAACACTGATCGATAAAGTTGATACGATGCAAAGGAAGGAAGCATTGTCATGGGAAATGGAGGATAGTGATGTGGATTGGCGTTCATGGGTTGATGTAGAGTTACCAGAAGATGTAGGGCAACTAGAAGACCCTGACTTTGTAATTGAAGAAGGAATAGGAGAGAGTGGCGACACAAGAACATATAATCTCCGCCAGCGCAGATGCTTAAACCTTACTTGA
- the LOC105764281 gene encoding ATP-citrate synthase alpha chain protein 1: MARKKIREYDSKRLLKQHFKRFSAYDLPIKSAQVTESTDFNELVEKEPWLLSQKLVVKPDMLFGKRGKSGLVGLNLDFAQVTAFVKERLGKEVEMSGCRGPVTTFIVEPFIPHNEEYYLNIVSERLGCSISFSECGGIEIEENWDKVKTIFIPTDSSFTSETMAPLVATLPLEVKGEIEQFIKVIFTLFQDLDFTFLEMNPFTLVNGKPYPLDMRGELDDTASFKNFKKWGNIEFPMPFGRVMSATESYIHGLDEKTSASLKFTVLNPKGRIWTMVAGGGASVIYADTVGDLGFASELGNYAEYSGAPNEGEVLQYARVVIDCATAEPDGRERALVIGGGIANFTDVGATFNGIIRALKEKESKLKAANMHIYVRRGGPNYQKGLAKMRALGEEIGIPIEVYGPEATMTGICQEAIQYITAAA, translated from the exons ATGGCACGCAAGAAGATCAGAGAGTACGATTCCAAGAGATTGTTGAAGCAGCACTTCAAAAGGTTTTCCGCCTATGATTTGCCCATCAAATCTGCACAA GTGACGGAGTCAACTGATTTCAATGAGCTAGTAGAGAAGGAGCCATGGCTTTTGTCGCAGAAACTGGTTGTCAAGCCTGATATGTTGTTTGGAAAGCGTGGGAAGAGTGGTTTGGTTGGCTTGAATCTTGATTTCGCTCAAGTTACTGCATTTGTTAAAGAGCGCCTCGGCAAAGAG GTGGAAATGAGTGGATGTAGAGGACCTGTTACAACATTCATTGTTGAACCTTTCATCCCTCACAATGAAGAGTACTACCTTAACATCGTCTCCGAGCGTCTTGGTTGTAGCATTAGCTTTTCAGAGTGTGGAGGAATTGAAATTGAAGAGAACTGGGACAAG GTAAAAACCATTTTTATCCCAACTGATTCATCTTTCACCTCAGAAACTATGGCTCCACTTGTTGCAACCCTTCCCTTGGAG GTAAAAGGGGAAATTGAGCAGTTCATCAAAGTGATCTTTACTCTATTTCAAG ATCTTGACTTCACTTTCCTTGAGATGAACCCTTTCACATTGGTTAACGGAAAGCCTTATCCTTTGGATATGAGAGGCGAGCTTGATGACACTGCTTCTTTCAAGAACTTCAAGAA GTGGGGTAATATTGAATTTCCAATGCCATTTGGAAGAGTAATGAGTGCAACTGAAAGCTATATTCATGGGCTAGATGAGAAG ACAAGTGCATCTTTGAAATTTACAGTGTTGAACCCTAAGGGACGTATTTGGACAATGGTTGCTGGAGGAGGTGCAAGTGTCATCTATGCCGATACG GTTGGAGATCTCGGATTCGCTTCTGAGCTTGGAAACTACGCTGAATACAGTGGAGCACCCAACGAGGGGGAAGTGTTGCAGTATGCCAGAGTCGTAATTGAT TGTGCCACTGCTGAACCTGATGGTCGTGAAAGAGCCCTTGTAATTGGTGGAGGAATAGCCAACTTTACTGATGTGGGTGCCACGTTTAATGGCATAATTCGAGCCTTGAAGGAGAAG GAATCAAAACTCAAAGCAGCCAACATGCACATATATGTGAGGAGAGGAGGTCCCAATTACCAGAAGGGGCTTGCAAAAATGCGGGCACTTGGAGAGGAAATTGGCATCCCAATTGAG GTTTATGGTCCTGAAGCGACAATGACGGGTATATGCCAGGAGGCCATCCAGTACATCACTGCAGCTGCATAA
- the LOC105764280 gene encoding DNA-directed RNA polymerases I, II, and III subunit RPABC5 → MIIPVRCFTCGKVIGNKWDTYLDLLQADYTEGDALDALGLVRYCCRRMLMTHVDLIEKLLNYNTLEKSETS, encoded by the exons ATGATAATCCCAGTTCGCTGCTTCACCTGCGGAAAG GTCATTGGTAACAAATGGGACACTTATCTTGATCTTCTCCAGGCCGATTATACCGAAGG AGATGCTCTTGATGCTTTGGGATTGGTTCGGTACTGCTGTAGGAGAATGCTTATGACTCATGTTGACCTCATTGAGAAGCTTCTGAACTACAACA CATTGGAGAAGTCGGAGACCAGTTGA
- the LOC105764278 gene encoding E3 ubiquitin-protein ligase BOI, with protein MLGGNNSNSVLPIFLDENHLQYQNQTNGSNQLQLFGSLPAGCNVDPVNYFGNEHLAPMIRPNKRGRETEDIQRQQKLQISLNYNICKEEADCSAGIPNPNAVSTGLRLSYDDDERNSTVTSGSGSMTQGPSMILSLGDNIRSELDLQKEEFDQYIKIQEEHLTKGIRDMKQRHMVSFLAAIEKGISKKLREKDMELETMNNKNRELVERIKQVTAEAHNWHYRAKYNESVVNVLKSNLQQVISQGAQHGKEGFGDSEVDDATSYIDPNNFLSIPLGAAKCVSKGMKEHIICRACNAKEVSILLMPCRHLCLCKDCDLSINVCPVCQVTKTAGVQVYLS; from the exons ATGTTAGGAGGCAACAACAGTAATTCTGTGCTTCCCATTTTCCTGGATGAGAATCATCTTCAATATCAGAATCAGACTAATGGATCAAACCAACTGCAGTTATTTGGAAGct TGCCAGCTGGGTGCAATGTTGATCCTGTGAATTATTTTGGAAATGAACATCTTGCTCCCATGATTCGACCCAATAAAAGAGGCAGAGAAACAGAAGACATTCAAAGGCAGCAAAAGCTACAAATTTCCTTGAATTACAACATCTGTAAAGAGGAAGCTGACTGTTCAGCTGGCATTCCAAATCCTAATGCCGTGTCAACTGGCTTACGGCTAtcatatgatgatgatgagcgAAATTCAACTGTGACTTCTGGTAGTGGAAGCATGACACAAGGACCATCAATGATCTTGTCACTCGGTGACAACATTAGAAGTGAACTTGATCTTCAGAAAGAAGAGTTTGATCAGTACATCAAAATTCAG GAAGAGCATCTGACAAAGGGAATAAGAGACATGAAGCAGAGACACATGGTTTCTTTTCTTGCTGCTATTGAGAAAGGCATCAGCAAGAAGCTTAGGGAGAAAGATATGGAACTAGAGACTATGAATAACAAGAATAGAGAACTGGTTGAGAGAATAAAGCAGGTGACTGCAGAAGCACATAATTGGCATTATAGAGCAAAATACAACGAGTCAGTTGTTAATGTGTTGAAGAGCAACCTTCAGCAAGTAATCTCACAAGGTGCTCAACACGGGAAAGAAGGTTTTGGAGATAGTGAAGTTGATGATGCGACCTCCTATATTGATCCGAACAACTTTCTCAGTATTCCTCTTGGGGCTGCAAAATGTGTTTCCAAGGGCATGAAGGAACACATTATTTGCAGAGCATGCAACGCAAAGGAGGTGTCCATTTTGTTGATGCCGTGTAGGCACCTCTGCTTATGTAAAGACTGTGATTTATCAATCAATGTTTGCCCTGTATGCCAGGTAACGAAAACTGCTGGTGTCCAAGTGTACTTATCCTAA